The following coding sequences are from one Niveibacterium umoris window:
- a CDS encoding ferritin-like domain-containing protein codes for MMGGSGASVEARAMQALMIGEPAEKGRAVNALRAAWKAGALPRAGQAVLSEPVFEPGRPARPALVRPDEVPRRSPGSREGHAALLHAVAHIEFNAINLALDCVARFHDRPDDFVDGWIDVAAEEAYHFGLVCGRLAALGHAYGDFPAHNGLWEMCCDTAQDFVARMALVPRLLEARGLDATPPIVAKLQKAGDAETVAVLDIILRDEIGHVALGDRWFRIGCAERGLEPESTYRGLIVHFDAPWPKPPFNLPARLKAGFTQAELDTLAATPAPRRRTTQ; via the coding sequence ATGATGGGCGGATCCGGTGCCTCGGTCGAGGCGCGGGCGATGCAGGCGCTGATGATTGGCGAACCCGCCGAGAAGGGGCGCGCGGTGAATGCGCTGCGTGCTGCATGGAAGGCGGGCGCCTTGCCGCGTGCCGGGCAAGCGGTGCTGAGCGAGCCGGTATTCGAACCGGGGCGCCCGGCGCGACCCGCGCTGGTGCGGCCGGACGAAGTGCCGCGTCGTTCGCCCGGCAGTCGCGAAGGACATGCGGCGTTGTTGCACGCGGTGGCGCACATCGAATTCAATGCGATCAACCTTGCGCTCGATTGTGTCGCGCGCTTCCACGATCGCCCGGACGATTTCGTCGATGGCTGGATCGACGTGGCCGCCGAAGAGGCCTACCACTTCGGGCTGGTGTGCGGGCGGCTCGCTGCATTGGGGCACGCCTACGGCGATTTCCCGGCCCACAACGGTCTGTGGGAGATGTGCTGCGACACCGCTCAGGATTTCGTGGCCCGCATGGCGCTCGTCCCGCGTCTGCTCGAAGCGCGCGGGCTCGATGCCACGCCGCCGATCGTCGCCAAGCTGCAGAAGGCGGGTGACGCCGAAACGGTTGCGGTGCTCGACATCATCCTGCGCGACGAAATCGGCCATGTCGCCCTGGGCGATCGCTGGTTCCGCATCGGCTGCGCTGAGCGCGGCCTTGAGCCGGAATCCACCTATCGCGGGCTGATCGTGCATTTCGATGCACCCTGGCCCAAGCCGCCATTCAACCTGCCGGCACGGCTCAAGGCCGGATTCACGCAGGCCGAACTCGATACGCTCGCCGCCACGCCAGCGCCGCGGCGTCGCACGACGCAATGA
- a CDS encoding AzlC family ABC transporter permease — translation MTSAAVTCRAEFLAGVRAELPLLLGVVPFGLIFGVLGLAAGLPAWAVIAMSSVVFGGSSQVVFAQLWGAQVPPPVITATVGVVNLRHALYSASVAQYLRDLPMRWRVLLAYLLTDEAYAAAIGRFVDGPATPHRHWFLFGTGFTLWASWQVSTIAGVLLGAAIPASWSLDFSIALTFLALLLPAIHRRSEAMAALVAGGVALAAQGVPHKLWIIVAAVAGIVAGVLSRRFDRKSADV, via the coding sequence ATGACAAGCGCTGCGGTTACTTGTCGGGCCGAGTTTCTCGCCGGCGTGCGCGCCGAGCTTCCGCTGCTGCTCGGTGTGGTGCCCTTTGGCCTGATCTTCGGCGTGCTGGGGCTGGCGGCGGGTCTGCCGGCCTGGGCGGTGATCGCGATGTCCTCAGTGGTGTTCGGCGGATCGTCGCAGGTGGTGTTCGCGCAGTTGTGGGGTGCGCAGGTGCCGCCGCCAGTGATTACCGCGACAGTCGGCGTGGTCAATCTTCGGCACGCGTTATACAGCGCCAGCGTGGCGCAATACCTGCGCGATCTGCCGATGCGCTGGCGCGTGTTGCTGGCGTATCTGCTGACTGACGAGGCCTACGCTGCGGCGATCGGGCGCTTTGTCGACGGGCCGGCGACGCCGCATCGGCATTGGTTTCTCTTTGGCACCGGGTTCACACTGTGGGCGTCGTGGCAGGTTTCGACGATCGCGGGCGTCTTGCTCGGCGCGGCGATTCCCGCGTCCTGGTCACTCGATTTTTCCATTGCGCTGACGTTTCTCGCGCTGTTGCTGCCGGCTATCCACCGGCGCAGCGAAGCGATGGCGGCGCTGGTGGCGGGCGGCGTGGCGCTGGCCGCGCAGGGCGTGCCGCACAAGTTGTGGATCATCGTTGCGGCGGTGGCCGGCATTGTCGCCGGCGTGCTGTCGCGCCGTTTTGACCGGAAGTCGGCCGATGTCTGA
- a CDS encoding AzlD domain-containing protein, whose product MSDTTVLILTLCACGLVTFLTRFSFIAGGRRLAPGPRLQAGLRYVPPAVLAALIAPEVFVQGGVVALSPSSPRLIAAVLASIVALRTRSVSLTIGVGLIVLWAAQQLLH is encoded by the coding sequence ATGTCTGATACCACCGTGCTGATCCTGACGCTGTGTGCCTGCGGGCTGGTCACCTTCCTGACGCGTTTTTCCTTCATCGCCGGTGGTCGGCGCCTCGCGCCGGGGCCGCGTTTGCAGGCCGGCCTGCGCTACGTGCCGCCGGCGGTGCTGGCGGCGCTGATTGCGCCCGAAGTGTTCGTGCAGGGCGGGGTGGTCGCGCTGTCGCCGAGCAGCCCGCGTCTCATTGCGGCCGTGCTGGCGTCGATCGTTGCGCTGCGCACGCGCAGTGTGTCGCTGACGATAGGGGTGGGCCTGATCGTGCTGTGGGCGGCGCAGCAGTTGTTGCATTGA
- a CDS encoding GGDEF domain-containing protein: MRPRLFLDTRSRVLMTLICVITLALCAAAFWAGSGMIEIQRAGDQDEHLQHRLESLRSAILAGALADATLPATDDSVSKILAECLHLSADDAAQQRRLTKLGTLLDQQREPPAQPMPSDEAGVEEGVVPPPVDIGRSYVLLAAQAWIDAMQIELSARVDASRVRQDELLRWLIWSVAAAAIAALCFGLVLIRVMRRLTQQGHARISTLEARANRDPLTGLPNRRLLPDRLEQALLRAERRNRHAAVIVIDLDGFKPVNDTHGHAVGDVVLRRVSKRMKSALRSEDTVCRMGGDEFVVIIGEVEDPVLAVRRARDLVLRISRPILHEEKVLRVGASAGLALFPDDAEDGTELLELADQALYAAKHGGRGQVVTAREMQQGNTTFHLTPGDQLESA, encoded by the coding sequence ATGCGTCCAAGACTCTTCCTCGATACCCGCTCGCGCGTTCTGATGACGCTGATCTGCGTCATCACGCTGGCGTTGTGCGCGGCGGCGTTCTGGGCTGGTAGCGGCATGATCGAGATCCAGCGGGCCGGCGATCAGGATGAACACCTGCAGCATCGGCTCGAATCGTTGCGCTCGGCGATCCTCGCCGGGGCGTTGGCGGATGCCACCTTGCCCGCAACCGACGACAGCGTCTCGAAAATCCTGGCTGAATGCCTGCATTTGTCTGCGGACGACGCCGCACAGCAGCGCCGTCTGACCAAGCTGGGCACCTTGCTTGACCAGCAGCGCGAACCGCCTGCGCAGCCCATGCCTTCCGACGAAGCGGGGGTAGAGGAAGGCGTGGTGCCGCCGCCGGTCGATATCGGCAGATCCTATGTTTTGTTGGCGGCGCAGGCGTGGATCGATGCGATGCAGATCGAGCTTTCAGCGCGTGTCGACGCTTCCCGGGTGCGGCAGGACGAATTGCTGCGCTGGCTCATCTGGTCAGTTGCCGCGGCCGCGATTGCCGCGCTGTGTTTCGGCTTGGTGCTGATTCGCGTGATGCGGCGCCTGACCCAGCAGGGCCATGCCCGCATCTCGACGCTGGAAGCGCGGGCCAATCGCGATCCGCTGACCGGTCTGCCCAACCGCCGCCTGCTGCCGGACCGCCTTGAGCAGGCCCTGCTGCGCGCCGAGCGCCGTAACCGCCATGCCGCGGTCATCGTGATCGATCTTGATGGATTCAAGCCGGTGAATGACACCCATGGCCATGCGGTTGGCGACGTGGTACTGCGCCGTGTCAGCAAACGGATGAAGAGTGCGCTGCGCAGCGAGGACACGGTGTGCCGCATGGGCGGGGACGAATTCGTCGTGATCATCGGCGAAGTGGAAGATCCCGTGCTCGCCGTGCGGCGCGCGCGCGATCTGGTACTGCGCATTTCACGCCCGATCCTGCATGAAGAGAAGGTGCTGCGGGTCGGCGCCAGCGCCGGCCTGGCGCTGTTCCCGGACGACGCGGAAGACGGTACCGAACTGCTCGAACTCGCCGATCAGGCGCTCTACGCCGCCAAGCACGGGGGCAGGGGGCAGGTCGTGACCGCGCGGGAAATGCAGCAGGGCAACACGACCTTCCACCTCACGCCGGGCGATCAGCTCGAATCGGCCTGA